The following are encoded in a window of Bos indicus isolate NIAB-ARS_2022 breed Sahiwal x Tharparkar chromosome 7, NIAB-ARS_B.indTharparkar_mat_pri_1.0, whole genome shotgun sequence genomic DNA:
- the NIPAL4 gene encoding magnesium transporter NIPA4: MELPASNSSCENGSLISLYCSSQKVLCQIISDLQPEVPSNVTSNSWQERFRKNYSFYVGLGLAILSSFLVGSSIILKKKGLQRLVASGATRAVDGGYGYLKDSMWWAGFLTMAAGEVANFGAYAFAPATVVTPLGALSILISAIFSSYFLGESLNLLGKLGCVICVAGSTVMVIHAPEEEKISTIMEMAAKMKDTGYIVFAVFLLVSCLILIFVVAPRYGQRNILIYITICSVIGAFSVSSSKGLGITIRNFFQGLPVVRHPLPYILSLMLALSISTQVNFLNRALDIFNTSLVFPIYYVFFTTTVMTSSIILFKEWYRMSAVDIVGTLSGFVTIILGVFMLHAFKDLDISRSSLPHMHKNPPATPAPEPSVIRLGDKNVLVDNMELSSTPSPEEKPKVFIAHS, from the exons ATGGAGCTGCCGGCCAGCAACAGCAGCTGCGAGAACG GTTCCCTTATCAGCCTGTACTGCTCCTCCCAAAAAGTCCTGTGCCAGATCATCAGTGACCTCCAGCCCGAGGTGCCCAGCAATGTCACCTCCAACAGCTGGCAGGAGAGGTTCAGGAAGAACTACAGCTTCTACGTCGGTCTGGGGCTGGCCATCCTGTCCAGCTTCCTCGTCGGCAGCAGCATCATCCTCAAGAAGAAGGGCCTACAGCGACTGGTGGCCTCGGGCGCCACGCGGGCTG TGGATGGAGGCTATGGCTACCTGAAGGACTCAATGTGGTGGGCTGGATTTCTCACGA TGGCTGCTGGGGAAGTTGCCAACTTCGGGGCCTACGCATTCGCTCCTGCCACAGTCGTCACCCCTCTGGGAGCGCTGAGTATCCTCATTAG TGCCATCTTTTCCTCGTATTTCCTGGGGGAGAGTCTGAACCTCCTGGGGAAGCTGGGCTGTGTGATCTGCGTGGCTGGCAGCACAGTGATGGTGATACACGCCCCCGAGGAAGAGAAGATCAGCACCATCATGGAGATGGCTGCCAAGATGAAAGACACAG GGTACATCGTGTTTGCTGTGTTTCTGCTGGTGTCCTGCCTCATCCTCATCTTTGTCGTCGCCCCACGTTACGGACAAAGGAACATCCTCATCTACATCACCATCTGCTCTGTGATCGGGGCTTTCTCCGTGTCCTCCAGCAAGGGCCTGGGCATCACCATTAGGAACTTCTTCCAGGGGCTGCCGGTTGTACGGCACCCTCTCCCCTACATCCTGTCCCTCATGCTGGCGCTTTCGATCAGCACTCAGGTCAACTTCCTCAATAGGGCACTGGACATCTTCAACACCTCCCTGGTGTTCCCCATCTACTACGTGTTCTTCACCACGACGGTGATGACCTCCTCCATCATCCTCTTCAAGGAGTGGTACAGGATGTCGGCTGTGGACATCGTGGGCACCCTCTCTGGCTTTGTCACCATCATCCTGGGTGTATTCATGCTTCATGCTTTCAAAGACCTGGACATCAGCCGGAGCAGCCTGCCCCACATGCacaaaaacccacctgccactcCTGCCCCAGAGCCCAGTGTCATTAGACTTGGAGACAAGAATGTCCTGGTGGACAACATGGAACTCTCCAGCACCCCATCACCAGAAGAGAAGCCCAAAGTGTTTATAGCCCATTCGTAA